A single Bacillus sp. HMF5848 DNA region contains:
- a CDS encoding GNAT family N-acetyltransferase: MIHIETERLLLRDWIATDLNVFREMNADREVMAYFPNTLTNEETDRFYHAIQREWQTEGYGLYAVEVKHTHRFVGFIGFHKATFEADFTPCVEIGWRLAKAAWGQGYATEGASACLEHGFRHLGLHEVYSFTSKINQPSIHVMEKIGLQNLKEFNHPKLSPTSKLSRHVLYHIAKSDYKYPVTY, from the coding sequence ATGATCCATATTGAAACCGAACGTTTACTTTTGCGTGACTGGATTGCGACGGATTTGAATGTTTTTAGGGAGATGAATGCAGACCGAGAAGTCATGGCTTACTTCCCTAACACACTAACGAACGAAGAAACAGACCGCTTTTATCATGCTATTCAACGTGAATGGCAAACGGAGGGGTACGGTCTGTATGCGGTAGAAGTAAAACATACACATCGCTTTGTTGGTTTCATTGGCTTTCATAAAGCGACCTTTGAAGCGGATTTCACACCTTGTGTGGAAATAGGATGGCGACTAGCAAAGGCAGCTTGGGGACAAGGTTATGCTACAGAAGGAGCAAGCGCATGCTTGGAACACGGATTTCGGCATCTTGGCCTCCATGAGGTGTATAGCTTTACATCAAAAATAAATCAACCATCAATTCATGTGATGGAAAAAATAGGGCTGCAAAACCTTAAGGAATTTAATCATCCGAAACTATCTCCTACAAGTAAGTTATCAAGGCATGTATTATATCATATAGCAAAATCAGATTATAAATATCCAGTAACTTACTAG